The window GCCAGGCATAGTTGTACGGAATGTTTCGCTCTTTGCCGCTCGATTCGCCAAAGCGGGCGACGTCGAGCCAGTGGCGGCCCCAGCGTTCGCCAAATTGCGGCGAGGCGAGGAGCTGATCGACGAGCTTTTCGGTAGCCTTCGGCGCAGGATCGAGGACGAAGGCATCGATCTGCTCAGGCGTCGGCGGCAGACCGATGAGATCGAAATACAACCGGCGAATGAGCGTTGGCTTGTCAGCATCGGCGACCGGTGTGAGCTTATGTTTTTCCAAACCGGCGAGGACATAGCGATCAAGATCGGCGCGAGCCCACGTGGTGTTCGTAGTGGCCGGCGGCGGCGAGTTCTTCACCGGCTGCAGCGACCAGAATTTGCGGGCATCGACTAGGCTGATTTTCTTACCGACCGTGGAGGTATTGCTCTCGCGCGGATCGGGGGCGCCAAACGTGACCCACTTCACAAAGTCGCCGACGATCTCGTCCGACAGCTTTTGCTTCGGCGGCATCTCCAAGCCGTCCTGGTGTTTCAGGGCTTGGATGAGCGGGCTCTGGTCGGGCTTGCCGATGACGATCGACGGGCCCATGTCGCCACCCTTGCGGATGCCGGCGCGGGTATCGAGCCGCAGGTTCCCTTTCACTTCCTTGGCGCTCGCCGAATGGCATTGGTAGCAATTGGCGATCAGAACCGGGCGGATCTTCTTCTCAAAAAAGTCGAGTGCCGCCGGCGTGATGTTCTCGGCCCCGTTCGCGAGCCGCAAGCCGCCAGCCAAGACGAACAAGAGTGGCAACAGGCGCTTCATGGGAACCTCGAAGGGCGGTTAGTTGGGTCAATCAATAAGATGCGCAGCGGTGGGCGGTTATTGGCCTTCGTTAAGTGGGCCTAGCGCGTGCCTCATCCCATCTGCTCAGAAATCGACGCTTCAGCGTAGCAAAATCAGCGCCGCACGCGGAAACGGCGCACTTAACAGCGTTAGACTATCCGCCCGTGACGGTTGACGGTTTTCGCGAAATTACGTCAACGTAATATGACTCCCGCCGGTAAATGCCACGGGCCCCATCTCCCCATCGCCGAATCACTCCACCCGCCACAGCCACTCCAGCGATTCCGGCAGAATCGCGCCGCCGTGTTTGCCGTTGTGGCCGCCGTCGCCGCCGACGAATTTGTGGTCGTACTTTTTGTACTTCAGCGCCGATTCCATCTCAAGGTTTGCCAGCCACCAGTTGCCGTGTTCGTTGTTCACGTCGTTCGAGCCATCTTGCAGGAAGATGCGTAGCGGTTTGTTCGGCGTCTTCCGGATCAATGCGTGATAGACATGGCCGCCGCGGATGTTCGTGAAGCTGCCGACGTGGCTTAGCACTTTGCGAAACGCGTCGGGCCGTTCCCAAGCGACCGTGAACGCGCAAATGCCGCCCGACGAGATGCCGCAGATCGCTCGCTGGTTCGGATCGTCGGTCAGTTTGTAATCCTTGCCGACGGTGGGGAGGATTTCGTCGAGCAAGAATCGCGAATACTGATCGCTGAGCGTGTCGTATTCAAAGCTACGATTGTTCGCCTGCCACGGGCTCTCGGATTTCAGCTCGCCCTTATGACCGGGATTGATGTAGATGCCGATCGTCACCGGCATCTTCCCTTTCGCGATGAGATTATCGAACACAATCGGCGTGCGGAACTCGCCCTTCACATCGGCGTAGGCATTGCCGTCTTGAAAAACCATCACGGCCGCGGCTTGTTCGGGTTTGTACTGCGCGGGAACGTAAACCCAGTAGTAACGCTTCGTACCTTCGAAGACTTTGCTCTCGTGCTCGTAGCGCTGCAGCTTGCCAACCGGCACATCGGCTTGACGCTCGGAATCAGGGCCGAGTTTGAACTGCTCGTCGGCAGCGAAGATGGTTGTGGTGAATAACGCGATGAACAGGCAGCAGAGGGAGCGAAGCATGATGTTCTCCAGTGAATGTAGGCCGGAACAAGCGGCACTCCGCGCAGTTCCGGCAGGAAGCTGCGATCGACGTCCAACTGCTCAAATGCCGGAACTGCGCTGAGTACAGCTTGTTCCGGCCTACCGCTATTAAACCTTTTGCAGAATCGCGTTTGC is drawn from Anatilimnocola floriformis and contains these coding sequences:
- a CDS encoding alpha/beta hydrolase — its product is MLRSLCCLFIALFTTTIFAADEQFKLGPDSERQADVPVGKLQRYEHESKVFEGTKRYYWVYVPAQYKPEQAAAVMVFQDGNAYADVKGEFRTPIVFDNLIAKGKMPVTIGIYINPGHKGELKSESPWQANNRSFEYDTLSDQYSRFLLDEILPTVGKDYKLTDDPNQRAICGISSGGICAFTVAWERPDAFRKVLSHVGSFTNIRGGHVYHALIRKTPNKPLRIFLQDGSNDVNNEHGNWWLANLEMESALKYKKYDHKFVGGDGGHNGKHGGAILPESLEWLWRVE